Part of the Leptolyngbya sp. BL0902 genome, ACTATCCCGATACCGCAGCCGCTAAAGCTGGAATAGTTCAGGATCAGCTAGAAGCCGTCAGGCCGATCTGCGCTCAGCCCCCCTATCCTAGGCCACTAAGTCTGTCATGGCTGCTTCATCTAAATCAAAATTGGCGGTGACAGACTGCACATCGTCTAAATCTTCTAGGGCATCCATCAGCTTCATCAGCAATCGGGCCTGATCCGGATCGCTCACCATCACCGTGTTGCTGGGAATCCAGCGCAGTTCGGTTTGCTGGACGGCATAGCCGTGGGCCTTCAGGGCGGTATCCAGTTGCTCTAATTCCGTTGGCGGACAGAAAATCTCTGCCCCCAGGGTATCTTCGTCGAGGTCGATGATCTCGTAGGTTTCCGCCCCGCCCTCCATGGCTGCCTCCAGCAGGGTTTCCTCGTCCCCCGGATCGGCAATGGTGACAACGCCTTTTTGGTCAAACATCCAGCCCACACAGCCCGTTTCCCCTAGGTTGCCGTTGCGCTTGCTGAAGGCGGCGCGCAGATCAGCGGCGGTGCGGTTGCGGTTGTCGGTCAGGGCTTCGATCAGCACCGCCACCCCGCCAGGGCCATAGCCCTCG contains:
- a CDS encoding YebC/PmpR family DNA-binding transcriptional regulator; translated protein: MAGHSKWANIKRQKARVDAVKGKVFAKMSREIIVAARLGGADPAGNFQLRTAIDKAKAAGVPNDNIDRAIAKGAGQLGADNSYEAIRYEGYGPGGVAVLIEALTDNRNRTAADLRAAFSKRNGNLGETGCVGWMFDQKGVVTIADPGDEETLLEAAMEGGAETYEIIDLDEDTLGAEIFCPPTELEQLDTALKAHGYAVQQTELRWIPSNTVMVSDPDQARLLMKLMDALEDLDDVQSVTANFDLDEAAMTDLVA